In Phormidium yuhuli AB48, one genomic interval encodes:
- a CDS encoding hybrid sensor histidine kinase/response regulator produces MLTPPVAVSVGPQLRSVNYIEDEELRHTFQLASQDHLQKLYDGLLSLEQSPGDRVQLDDILREIHSLKGDAGMLGVTAVAQLAHDWEQALASVKSGEMDLTGEGCDELLRGLDRIRQCIDQAVSLNESRESSVPETLAVPPGTESRYLEDEELRQTFQVATEDHLQKLDAGLLYLEHHPQDEGKFDELLREIHSIKGDAAMLGITDMAQLAHEWEQQLLPVKEGKQLFDASLCDRLGDGIKTLQQLVQETVTNCPAQVSLVESLARLRGESPGETPVQRSSSSLEPSQGGDRSQPHEGNYRIDTIRVDTQNLDALMTAAGELTVTKIRIAHRLSEIEEVVAFWEDWAREAGNMSLTLYHPLQDELQKIRQRQEIATLGMGGEMGNGRVGDEGRFNGVSPSVLLNFARFQEQNQARLETLGKLVNRLQTGIAEDTARLETLADDIEEGVRTLRLLPLSTIFNLYPRLVRDLARSQGKEVRLKIIGGDTRADKRILEDMKDPLTHIIRNAIDHGIESPEERQRRGKPATATITLRGYQTANTIAIEVSDDGRGLEMEKIKKTALKNEVVSPTELEAMTLGQIQNLIFMPGFSTRSFVTEVSGRGVGLDVVRANVERLKGSVQVVSKPGQGCSMSLQLGTTLATAHVLLLEVQHIYHEATGKTLPRQSYALPVEFVQTAVMIAPDDIFSLEGRETILYESQPVSVVHLADILELPIDRQLQEAQKSWACILLKVGEDGLGVLVDRLIDEQDAILKPQSNLLKRVRNVSGATILGTGEVCMVLNPVDIIKSVRGGHRPTTQVAESFAGPQETLTQETVKQTLLLVEDSITTRTQEKRILEAAGYEVVTAVDGLDGYNKLRAGRFDAVVSDIQMPNLDGLELTARIRTHPDYSELPIILVTSLATDEDRRRGAEAGANAYITKSSFNQDVLVETLQRLI; encoded by the coding sequence ATGTTAACTCCACCGGTGGCCGTTTCCGTGGGGCCTCAATTGAGGTCTGTTAACTACATTGAGGATGAGGAACTACGGCATACCTTTCAACTGGCCAGTCAGGATCATCTGCAAAAGCTTTATGATGGTTTGCTGTCTTTGGAACAGTCCCCAGGCGATCGGGTTCAACTCGATGATATCCTCCGGGAAATCCATAGTTTGAAAGGGGATGCGGGGATGCTCGGGGTCACGGCGGTGGCGCAACTGGCCCATGATTGGGAACAGGCGTTGGCCTCGGTGAAATCGGGGGAGATGGACTTAACGGGTGAAGGCTGTGATGAGTTGCTGCGAGGGCTAGACCGGATTCGCCAATGTATTGACCAAGCGGTGAGCCTCAATGAGTCTCGGGAGTCTTCAGTTCCGGAGACTTTGGCGGTTCCTCCGGGAACGGAGAGCCGTTATCTTGAAGACGAGGAGTTACGGCAGACCTTCCAGGTGGCTACTGAGGATCACTTGCAAAAACTGGATGCGGGCCTGTTGTATTTGGAACATCATCCCCAGGATGAGGGGAAATTTGATGAGTTGTTGCGGGAAATCCACAGTATTAAAGGGGATGCGGCGATGTTGGGCATCACGGATATGGCTCAACTGGCCCATGAGTGGGAACAGCAACTGTTGCCTGTTAAGGAGGGGAAACAGTTGTTTGATGCTTCTCTGTGCGATCGCCTCGGGGATGGGATTAAGACGTTGCAACAACTGGTTCAAGAGACGGTGACGAATTGTCCAGCTCAGGTTTCTCTGGTGGAGAGTTTGGCCAGGCTGCGGGGTGAGTCTCCGGGAGAAACGCCGGTTCAACGCTCTTCCTCATCCTTGGAACCATCTCAAGGGGGGGACAGGTCACAGCCCCATGAGGGGAACTATCGTATTGATACCATCCGGGTGGATACTCAGAATCTGGATGCTCTGATGACGGCCGCTGGGGAGCTGACGGTGACTAAGATTCGCATTGCTCACCGACTCTCGGAAATTGAGGAGGTGGTGGCCTTTTGGGAAGACTGGGCCCGGGAGGCTGGGAATATGTCGTTGACCCTCTACCATCCGTTACAGGATGAACTGCAAAAAATTAGGCAGCGTCAGGAGATTGCTACCTTGGGGATGGGGGGTGAGATGGGGAATGGCCGAGTTGGGGATGAGGGACGCTTCAATGGGGTAAGTCCTTCGGTGTTGCTTAATTTTGCTCGTTTTCAGGAACAGAATCAGGCTCGTTTGGAAACCTTGGGGAAACTGGTAAATCGTCTTCAGACGGGCATTGCTGAGGATACGGCCCGCTTGGAAACGTTGGCTGATGATATTGAAGAGGGGGTGCGGACGTTACGGTTGTTGCCCTTGTCGACGATTTTTAATCTCTATCCGAGATTGGTTCGGGATTTGGCGCGATCGCAGGGTAAGGAGGTGCGTCTGAAGATTATAGGCGGGGACACACGGGCAGATAAGCGCATTTTGGAAGATATGAAGGACCCGCTGACTCATATTATCCGCAATGCGATCGACCATGGTATTGAATCCCCAGAGGAACGGCAACGGCGGGGCAAACCCGCTACGGCCACGATTACGTTACGGGGCTATCAAACGGCCAATACCATCGCCATTGAGGTCAGTGATGATGGCCGGGGGCTAGAGATGGAGAAGATTAAAAAAACGGCTCTGAAAAATGAGGTGGTTTCCCCGACGGAACTTGAGGCGATGACCCTGGGGCAAATTCAAAATCTGATTTTTATGCCCGGGTTCTCGACGCGCAGTTTTGTGACTGAGGTTTCAGGCCGGGGGGTGGGCTTGGATGTGGTGCGGGCTAATGTGGAACGGTTGAAGGGGTCGGTTCAGGTGGTGTCAAAGCCAGGACAAGGCTGCTCGATGTCTCTGCAATTAGGAACGACCTTGGCGACGGCTCATGTGTTGTTATTGGAGGTGCAACATATTTATCATGAGGCGACGGGCAAGACTCTACCTCGCCAATCCTATGCTCTGCCGGTGGAGTTTGTGCAGACGGCGGTGATGATTGCCCCGGATGATATTTTTTCGTTGGAGGGTCGGGAGACGATTCTCTATGAGAGTCAGCCGGTTTCGGTGGTGCATTTGGCGGATATTTTGGAGTTACCTATTGATCGGCAGCTACAGGAGGCCCAGAAATCCTGGGCCTGTATTCTGCTCAAGGTGGGTGAGGATGGGTTGGGGGTGTTGGTTGATCGCCTCATTGATGAGCAGGACGCGATTCTCAAGCCCCAAAGTAATCTCCTCAAGCGGGTTCGTAATGTGTCGGGAGCGACGATTCTGGGAACGGGGGAGGTCTGTATGGTGCTAAACCCGGTGGATATTATTAAGTCAGTGCGGGGGGGTCACCGTCCCACAACTCAAGTGGCTGAGTCGTTTGCGGGGCCCCAGGAGACGCTGACCCAGGAGACGGTAAAACAAACGCTGTTGTTGGTGGAGGATTCGATTACAACGCGGACTCAGGAGAAACGGATTTTGGAGGCAGCTGGCTATGAGGTGGTGACGGCGGTGGATGGGTTGGATGGTTACAATAAACTGCGGGCGGGTCGGTTTGATGCGGTGGTTTCGGATATTCAAATGCCGAATTTGGATGGGTTGGAGTTGACGGCT
- a CDS encoding helix-turn-helix domain-containing protein codes for MEASFGQIIRSARKELGLSQRGLAQQLELDFTYLSKLENDRADYAAKEEVIRAIAQCLNLNAEELVFLAGRTPRCYERFLKQNAQDLPPLFRRMSENPDFAAEVFRQARQPHPKP; via the coding sequence GTGGAAGCAAGCTTTGGACAAATCATTCGCAGCGCCCGCAAAGAACTAGGCTTATCCCAGCGGGGTCTAGCGCAACAACTGGAATTAGACTTTACCTATCTCTCCAAACTAGAGAATGATCGCGCCGACTATGCCGCCAAAGAAGAGGTGATCCGCGCGATCGCCCAATGCCTCAACCTCAACGCCGAAGAATTAGTCTTTCTAGCGGGGCGTACCCCACGCTGTTATGAACGCTTCCTGAAACAAAACGCCCAGGACTTACCGCCCCTATTTCGGCGAATGTCCGAGAATCCTGACTTTGCCGCCGAAGTTTTCCGCCAGGCCCGACAACCCCACCCCAAACCCTAA
- a CDS encoding sulfite exporter TauE/SafE family protein: MMAEALLILLGLFTGVASGLLGIGGGALMVPGLLAWGAPIQQAVATSLVAVFINALSGSFRNWQTRDLHPRGSLGLALGGISTAQLGAWLAGWLPSWILAFSLAGLQLVTIYLMGLRRRLAQSQSRLDIAEQSPKQFFMIMVGIGLLAGLLSGLFGVGGGVVMVPLQMLLLGIGIKQAVRTSLGAILLISLSGLWRHTLQGNVLWAAGGLLSLGGVLGAQLGSRTLPKLPERQVNRLFRLLLLLMATYTVIRGVESLSRS; the protein is encoded by the coding sequence ATGATGGCTGAAGCCTTACTGATTCTCCTGGGACTGTTCACCGGAGTTGCCTCAGGACTCTTAGGAATTGGCGGGGGTGCGCTTATGGTTCCCGGTTTACTGGCCTGGGGAGCGCCGATTCAACAAGCCGTTGCCACCAGTTTAGTCGCCGTCTTCATCAACGCCCTCTCGGGGAGTTTTCGTAACTGGCAAACCCGAGACCTCCATCCTCGGGGGTCTCTTGGTTTAGCCCTTGGGGGTATCAGTACAGCCCAACTGGGGGCCTGGCTTGCGGGTTGGCTACCGTCGTGGATCTTGGCGTTTAGTCTTGCAGGTTTGCAACTGGTCACGATCTATTTAATGGGGTTGCGTCGTCGCCTAGCCCAAAGTCAGTCGAGGTTAGACATTGCGGAACAGTCTCCCAAGCAGTTTTTTATGATCATGGTGGGGATTGGTTTGCTGGCTGGACTCTTATCGGGGTTATTTGGTGTGGGGGGTGGCGTGGTGATGGTTCCTCTACAGATGCTGTTGCTGGGGATTGGTATTAAGCAAGCGGTGCGAACCAGTTTGGGGGCTATTCTGTTGATTTCCCTTTCGGGTTTATGGCGGCATACCCTCCAGGGCAATGTGTTATGGGCGGCTGGGGGGTTATTGTCTCTGGGGGGCGTCTTGGGGGCGCAACTGGGCAGTCGCACGTTGCCCAAGTTGCCTGAACGGCAGGTGAATCGACTTTTTCGTTTGTTGCTGTTGCTGATGGCGACCTATACGGTGATACGGGGGGTGGAGAGTTTGTCACGGAGTTAG
- the pheS gene encoding phenylalanine--tRNA ligase subunit alpha, protein MTTTSNNLETQLTELQSIASEEINAADSLEQLESLRVGYLGKKGKVSKILGGMGKLDPSDRPKVGKLANEVKTALETALSQKKEQLQQTAIAARLASETLDVTMPAVVVPQGRRHPLNSTIDRILDIFVGLGYTVATGPEIETDYYNFEALNTPADHPARDMQDTFYLPGDRLLRTHTSSVQIRYMEQQQPPIRVVAPGRVYRRDTVDATHSAVFHQIELLAVDEGLTFTDLKGTIREFVRQIFGDVDIRFRPSYFPFTEPSAEVDVKWKGDWLEVLGCGTVDPNVLEAVGYDSERYTGFAAGFGVERFAMVLHQMDDIRRLYNSDLRFLNQFN, encoded by the coding sequence ATGACCACAACATCTAACAATTTAGAAACCCAACTCACTGAACTCCAAAGCATTGCAAGCGAGGAGATTAACGCTGCTGATAGTTTAGAGCAGCTTGAGTCTCTGCGGGTGGGCTATTTGGGTAAAAAGGGCAAGGTCTCGAAAATCTTGGGGGGTATGGGCAAACTTGACCCGAGCGATCGCCCTAAGGTGGGGAAACTGGCCAATGAGGTGAAAACCGCACTGGAAACGGCGCTGAGTCAGAAAAAAGAACAGCTCCAACAGACCGCGATCGCGGCCCGCTTGGCCTCGGAAACTCTAGATGTCACCATGCCGGCGGTCGTGGTTCCCCAAGGCCGTCGCCATCCCCTCAATAGCACCATCGATCGCATTCTCGATATCTTCGTGGGACTGGGTTATACCGTCGCTACGGGTCCAGAGATTGAAACAGACTACTATAACTTCGAGGCTCTGAATACTCCAGCGGACCACCCCGCCCGGGATATGCAGGATACCTTCTACTTGCCGGGCGATCGCCTACTGCGGACTCATACCTCCTCAGTGCAAATCCGCTACATGGAACAGCAACAGCCCCCCATCCGCGTCGTCGCCCCGGGACGAGTCTATCGTCGCGACACCGTGGATGCCACCCACTCGGCGGTATTCCATCAAATTGAGCTGTTGGCGGTAGATGAAGGGTTAACCTTCACAGACTTAAAAGGCACAATCCGCGAGTTTGTGCGCCAAATTTTTGGCGATGTAGACATCCGTTTTCGCCCCAGTTATTTCCCCTTCACTGAACCCAGTGCCGAGGTGGATGTGAAATGGAAAGGCGACTGGCTCGAAGTCCTCGGCTGCGGAACGGTCGACCCCAATGTCCTAGAAGCCGTTGGCTACGACAGTGAACGCTATACCGGCTTTGCCGCCGGTTTCGGTGTGGAACGTTTTGCCATGGTTCTGCACCAAATGGACGATATTCGTCGCCTCTACAACAGCGACCTACGCTTCCTCAATCAGTTCAACTAA
- a CDS encoding pentapeptide repeat-containing protein has product MDAAELLNRYGTGVRDFSGVDLRRISLSRADLYQICLKDAILSGASLADADLRGADLSKTDLTGARLNGTSLVGASLYGADLTQVEMRSADLYRVDLRHACLKGADLYESDFREVNLEGANLCEASLRGANFRQVKLDQVKLHDADLRGADLRGASWLGVELIRAYFEEANLSYANMAGVSFEGANLQKANMSCSILSGANLTEVNLSGASLKGTKLDQANLYGANLSNADLTQADLKMADLTSADLSYANLTGADLWGAHMTAANLHGAILPDGTRHG; this is encoded by the coding sequence ATGGACGCGGCTGAACTATTAAATCGCTATGGCACAGGGGTTCGCGATTTTAGTGGCGTTGATTTACGACGCATTTCCCTAAGTCGAGCTGATCTCTATCAGATCTGCTTGAAAGATGCCATTCTCAGCGGCGCCTCCTTAGCCGATGCCGATTTGCGCGGCGCGGATTTATCGAAAACCGATTTAACTGGGGCCCGTCTCAATGGCACATCCTTAGTGGGTGCTAGCCTGTATGGTGCTGATTTGACTCAAGTTGAAATGCGATCGGCAGACTTGTATCGTGTCGATTTACGGCACGCCTGTTTGAAAGGGGCCGACTTATATGAATCAGACTTTCGGGAAGTGAACCTCGAAGGAGCAAATCTCTGTGAAGCCAGTTTACGGGGAGCTAACTTCCGGCAAGTGAAACTGGATCAGGTGAAACTCCATGATGCTGATTTACGAGGGGCGGATTTACGAGGGGCCAGTTGGCTCGGGGTGGAACTCATCCGCGCCTATTTCGAGGAAGCGAACTTGAGTTATGCGAACATGGCAGGAGTCTCTTTTGAGGGGGCGAATCTACAAAAAGCCAATATGAGCTGTTCAATTCTAAGTGGCGCCAACCTCACGGAAGTCAATCTTTCTGGAGCATCCCTAAAAGGCACGAAGTTAGATCAAGCCAATCTCTACGGTGCCAATCTCAGCAATGCTGATTTAACTCAAGCTGATTTGAAGATGGCTGATTTAACCAGTGCCGATTTAAGTTACGCTAACCTCACTGGGGCAGATTTATGGGGCGCTCACATGACAGCTGCCAACCTCCACGGCGCTATTCTCCCTGATGGAACCCGGCATGGGTAG
- a CDS encoding glycosyltransferase, producing the protein MLILTLLSLSIWITLLAFRGQFWRSHIQLSPVPPNFDTLPSVCAIIPARNEAELLPKTLRSLLLQENISQLQVILVDDRSDDGTADVARAIAADINALGEELNLTLPQLDIITADPLPPGWSGKLWAMDQGIRHGERYSADYYLLTDADIQHHPQNLEQLLFKAERDSLDLVSLMVKLRCQSFWERLLIPPFIYFFQKLYPFDWVNTPQNATAAAAGGCILIRRQALDRIGGLAAIKETLIDDCALAQAVKRGQGQEYHGIWLGLSQKTISLRPYPSLWSIWGMVARTAYTQLNYSPLLLLFTLVAMGVTYFVPPIALIWGIQNHESFIAFIGFATWFLMAFSLLPTLHFYQQPPFLGLILPLIAALYSLMTLDSALRHGLGRGGAWKGRVYRGNGST; encoded by the coding sequence ATGCTCATTCTCACCCTACTCTCCCTCAGCATTTGGATCACTCTCCTGGCCTTTCGCGGGCAATTTTGGCGATCGCACATCCAACTGTCTCCCGTTCCCCCCAACTTCGACACCCTACCCAGCGTCTGTGCCATCATCCCCGCCCGTAACGAAGCTGAGTTATTACCCAAAACCCTGCGATCGCTCCTCCTCCAAGAAAACATCAGCCAATTACAGGTGATTCTCGTCGATGATCGCAGCGACGACGGAACCGCCGATGTGGCCCGGGCGATCGCCGCCGACATCAACGCCCTAGGAGAAGAACTCAACCTTACCCTACCCCAACTCGACATTATCACTGCCGATCCCCTGCCCCCCGGTTGGAGCGGTAAACTCTGGGCCATGGACCAAGGCATACGCCATGGAGAACGCTATAGCGCTGACTATTACCTCCTCACCGATGCTGACATCCAACACCACCCGCAAAACCTAGAACAACTACTCTTCAAAGCTGAACGAGACAGCCTAGATCTCGTCTCCTTGATGGTCAAACTGCGCTGTCAAAGTTTCTGGGAACGACTGCTCATCCCCCCATTTATCTATTTCTTTCAGAAACTCTACCCCTTCGACTGGGTGAATACCCCTCAAAACGCCACCGCCGCCGCCGCCGGAGGCTGTATTCTCATCCGTCGTCAGGCCCTAGACCGCATTGGCGGACTGGCCGCCATCAAAGAAACCCTCATTGATGACTGCGCCCTGGCCCAAGCCGTCAAACGGGGTCAAGGTCAGGAGTATCATGGCATTTGGTTAGGCTTAAGCCAAAAAACCATCAGTTTACGCCCCTATCCTTCCCTCTGGAGTATCTGGGGGATGGTCGCCCGCACCGCCTACACCCAACTCAACTACTCCCCCCTGCTGCTCCTATTTACTCTCGTGGCCATGGGGGTGACCTATTTCGTCCCTCCCATCGCTCTAATTTGGGGCATCCAGAATCATGAATCTTTTATCGCCTTTATCGGTTTCGCCACCTGGTTCTTAATGGCATTTTCCCTACTCCCCACCCTGCACTTCTATCAACAACCCCCTTTCCTAGGACTCATTTTGCCCCTGATTGCCGCCCTGTATAGCCTAATGACCTTAGATTCCGCCCTGCGCCATGGGTTGGGACGGGGAGGCGCTTGGAAAGGTCGAGTGTATCGGGGTAATGGCAGCACCTAA
- a CDS encoding SDR family oxidoreductase: MATYLVTGASGGIGCEYCRQLKERGDEVIAACRASSPDLDKLGVRVETGVDITSDAAVRGLAARLAGQPLDVLINNAGVLQSIPLDHLDFDSIRYQFEVNAIGTLRLTQALLPNLSEGSKLILMTSRMGSIGDNTSGGSYGYRMSKVAMSMAGKSLSHDLKPRGIAVAILHPGLVSTPMTNYTGIPPAESVGGLLQRIDELTLKTTGQFWHADGEVLPW, translated from the coding sequence ATGGCAACTTATTTGGTAACGGGGGCAAGTGGTGGCATTGGATGTGAGTATTGCCGCCAGTTGAAAGAGCGGGGGGATGAGGTGATTGCGGCTTGTCGTGCGAGTTCTCCTGACTTGGATAAGTTGGGAGTTCGGGTGGAAACGGGGGTCGATATTACCTCAGATGCGGCGGTGCGGGGTTTGGCGGCTCGCTTGGCTGGACAACCTCTGGATGTTCTCATTAATAATGCTGGGGTTCTGCAATCGATTCCTCTGGATCATCTCGACTTTGATTCGATCCGTTATCAGTTTGAGGTGAATGCGATCGGCACGTTACGGCTGACTCAGGCACTTCTGCCGAATCTGTCTGAGGGGTCGAAGCTGATTCTCATGACCAGTCGCATGGGCTCCATTGGTGACAATACCTCGGGGGGGTCCTATGGTTATCGAATGTCCAAGGTGGCGATGTCCATGGCGGGGAAATCGCTCTCCCATGACCTTAAACCCCGGGGCATTGCCGTGGCGATTCTACATCCGGGGTTGGTGAGTACCCCCATGACCAACTATACGGGAATTCCCCCAGCGGAGTCCGTTGGGGGATTATTGCAGCGAATTGATGAGCTTACCCTCAAGACGACAGGCCAGTTTTGGCACGCCGATGGGGAAGTGTTGCCCTGGTAG
- the aroF gene encoding 3-deoxy-7-phosphoheptulonate synthase: MIIVMKVGTPQEEIDRLNQEMSSRGLTPETIFGRYKVVIGLVGDTAELDPLQLQEISPWIEQVLRVEEPFKRASRQFRHGEPSDISVTTPEGPVLFGEHQPVVTIAGPCSVESEEMIVETALRVKAAGAKFLRGGAYKPRTSPYAFQGHGESALGLLASAREQSGLGIITEVMDADDIEKIAEVADVLQVGARNMQNFALLKKIGAQDKPVLLKRGISATIEEWLMAAEYILAAGNPNVILCERGIRTFDRRYTRNTLDLSVLPVLRTLTHLPITIDPSHGTGWAPLVPAMAKAAIAGGTDALMIEVHPNPQKALSDGAQSLTPKEFETLMGELAVIGNAVGRWEKEAALV, from the coding sequence ATGATCATTGTTATGAAAGTGGGGACCCCCCAAGAGGAAATCGATCGCCTCAACCAAGAGATGTCCTCCCGGGGACTCACCCCAGAAACCATTTTCGGGCGCTATAAAGTCGTCATCGGCTTAGTGGGAGACACCGCCGAACTCGACCCCTTACAGCTACAAGAAATCAGCCCTTGGATTGAACAAGTCCTGCGAGTTGAAGAACCCTTCAAACGGGCCAGTCGCCAATTCCGTCACGGAGAACCCAGCGACATCTCCGTTACCACCCCCGAGGGTCCCGTCCTCTTCGGAGAACATCAGCCCGTCGTCACCATCGCCGGTCCCTGTTCCGTCGAGAGTGAAGAGATGATTGTCGAAACCGCCCTGCGCGTCAAAGCCGCCGGCGCCAAATTCCTGCGGGGAGGAGCCTACAAACCGCGCACCTCCCCCTACGCCTTCCAAGGTCATGGGGAAAGCGCCCTGGGCCTCCTGGCCAGTGCCCGAGAACAATCTGGACTCGGCATCATCACCGAAGTCATGGATGCCGACGACATCGAGAAAATCGCCGAGGTGGCCGACGTCCTGCAAGTGGGGGCCCGCAATATGCAGAACTTCGCCCTCCTGAAAAAAATCGGCGCCCAAGACAAACCTGTTCTTCTCAAACGCGGTATCTCCGCCACCATTGAAGAATGGCTCATGGCCGCTGAATACATCCTCGCTGCTGGCAACCCCAACGTCATTCTCTGCGAACGGGGCATTCGTACCTTCGATCGCCGCTATACCCGCAACACCCTCGATCTATCTGTCCTCCCGGTTCTGCGAACCCTCACCCACCTCCCCATCACCATCGATCCCAGCCATGGAACCGGCTGGGCCCCCCTCGTCCCGGCCATGGCCAAAGCGGCGATCGCTGGCGGAACTGATGCTCTGATGATTGAAGTCCATCCCAATCCTCAAAAAGCCCTCTCCGACGGCGCTCAATCCCTCACCCCCAAGGAATTCGAGACCCTCATGGGCGAACTTGCTGTGATTGGTAATGCCGTGGGACGCTGGGAAAAGGAAGCGGCCTTGGTGTAA
- a CDS encoding PAM68 family protein, producing MASDSSRDRLPFEPAKKRKKDKAPKSPSQGDSGASSSQSAASPSSSKTSDSPASSRKTPSVKKQPIPEAVSRRMITRMALFSGTPTSLGVLSLLGSYFIIQKEWFPLPSIAVLLVSSGLFGLGVLGLSYGLLSASWDEDDPGSKLGWREFQTNFGRMRQAWKKE from the coding sequence ATGGCTTCCGACTCCTCCCGCGATCGCCTGCCCTTCGAACCGGCAAAGAAGCGCAAAAAAGACAAAGCCCCCAAATCCCCAAGTCAAGGGGACTCGGGGGCCTCTAGCTCCCAGTCCGCCGCTTCCCCAAGTTCCAGCAAAACCAGCGACAGCCCAGCCTCAAGCCGTAAGACCCCGAGCGTCAAAAAACAGCCCATCCCCGAAGCGGTGAGTCGTCGGATGATCACGCGCATGGCCCTGTTCAGTGGAACTCCCACCAGCCTGGGCGTCCTGAGCCTCCTCGGGAGCTACTTTATCATTCAAAAAGAGTGGTTCCCCCTCCCCAGCATCGCTGTCCTACTTGTCAGTAGTGGCTTATTTGGCTTAGGAGTTCTAGGATTAAGCTACGGACTCCTCTCTGCCTCCTGGGATGAAGACGATCCCGGCAGCAAACTGGGGTGGCGAGAGTTCCAAACGAATTTTGGACGAATGCGACAAGCCTGGAAGAAGGAATAA
- the rpsO gene encoding 30S ribosomal protein S15: MSLTQTEKQEIFSQYQTHDTDTGSAEVQVAMLTERINRLSMHLRSNKKDYSSQRGLMKMISQRKSLLGYIRKRSEEDYRNLITRLGIRG; this comes from the coding sequence ATGTCTCTGACCCAAACTGAAAAGCAAGAAATCTTTTCCCAATACCAGACCCACGACACCGATACGGGGTCAGCGGAAGTTCAAGTTGCCATGCTGACTGAGCGCATCAATCGCCTCAGTATGCATCTGCGCAGCAATAAAAAAGACTACTCCTCCCAGCGTGGACTCATGAAAATGATTAGTCAGCGCAAAAGCCTTCTTGGCTATATCCGCAAAAGAAGCGAAGAGGACTATCGCAACCTAATCACCCGCCTCGGGATTCGCGGTTAA
- the psb27 gene encoding photosystem II protein Psb27: MNRLVSRLLALLLVAVVGLTGCSAGSNLTGDYRQDTLALVSSLREAIELPEGTPEKMDAQAEAKTRIDNFFSLYRRDSSVSSLPSFTTMHTALDALAGHYRSYGNRPLSNKLKTRLEQEFKQVEMAVQRGR; the protein is encoded by the coding sequence ATGAATCGATTAGTCTCACGCCTTTTGGCCCTCTTACTGGTTGCGGTGGTCGGACTCACCGGCTGTTCCGCTGGGTCTAACTTAACCGGAGACTATCGCCAAGATACCTTGGCGTTGGTAAGCAGCTTGCGGGAGGCCATTGAACTTCCTGAGGGAACTCCCGAGAAGATGGACGCGCAAGCGGAAGCCAAAACCCGTATTGATAACTTTTTCTCTCTCTATCGCCGGGATTCCTCAGTTTCCAGTTTGCCTTCATTTACCACCATGCACACGGCGTTGGATGCCTTAGCGGGTCATTACCGCTCCTATGGCAACCGTCCTCTGTCTAACAAGCTCAAAACTCGTTTAGAACAAGAATTTAAACAAGTTGAGATGGCTGTGCAACGAGGTCGATGA